A window of Xylophilus sp. GW821-FHT01B05 contains these coding sequences:
- a CDS encoding TolC family protein yields the protein MTYAPRPTPILLALLLACAPALAQPTPSVDAPPNVLALPVEPGLPALPARVTLPELLELVRWRNPTLAAERVRIDAARADLITAGTLPNPTFSAARQRGTPGEPSEREVAIEQPLPIFGQRGLRQENARLGIRTTQAQRDAAVAETLRSAAKAFVGLQIAQERERSWRAAEADFGLAARIVIGQVEAGARSRYERTRIEVETAAIASHTEELQAATAEAAAQLAVLVGMPGWRPAVAERPALPPVLPGTSALWLQAQERLPTVRAALAEEAQARQRIEVERREAWPVPAIGVGRLRDGEGRHNIIGVSVTIPLFDRNQGPIARARAEADEQRLRREAVLREAEAELQRAADQYQRRRQLAERYERQAMALLPELRRMAQDAYTLGSGGILEFIDALQAVSERQTAYLDLLEAALQADLDLQAASGAFGRSEGAPG from the coding sequence ATGACCTACGCCCCGCGTCCTACGCCCATCCTGCTGGCACTGCTGCTGGCCTGCGCCCCCGCGCTGGCCCAGCCCACGCCATCCGTTGATGCACCGCCCAACGTACTGGCATTGCCGGTAGAGCCCGGCCTGCCGGCGCTGCCCGCCCGCGTCACCCTGCCCGAGCTGCTGGAGCTGGTGCGCTGGCGCAACCCCACGCTGGCGGCCGAGCGCGTGCGCATCGACGCCGCGCGCGCCGACCTGATCACCGCCGGCACCCTGCCCAACCCCACGTTCTCTGCCGCCCGCCAACGCGGAACCCCGGGTGAGCCCAGTGAGCGCGAAGTCGCCATTGAGCAACCGCTGCCCATCTTTGGCCAGCGCGGCCTGCGCCAGGAAAACGCCCGACTGGGCATACGCACCACGCAGGCCCAGCGCGACGCGGCGGTGGCAGAGACGCTGCGCAGCGCCGCCAAGGCCTTTGTTGGCCTGCAGATCGCGCAAGAGCGCGAACGCAGCTGGCGCGCCGCCGAGGCCGACTTTGGCCTGGCCGCGCGCATCGTCATCGGCCAGGTCGAGGCCGGCGCGCGCAGCCGCTACGAGCGCACCCGCATCGAGGTGGAAACCGCCGCTATCGCCTCGCATACAGAAGAGCTGCAAGCCGCTACCGCCGAGGCCGCGGCGCAACTGGCCGTGCTGGTCGGCATGCCCGGCTGGCGCCCCGCAGTGGCAGAGCGCCCCGCCCTGCCGCCCGTGCTGCCCGGCACCAGCGCGCTCTGGCTACAGGCGCAAGAGCGCCTGCCCACGGTGCGCGCCGCGCTGGCCGAAGAAGCCCAGGCGCGCCAGCGCATCGAGGTAGAGCGGCGCGAAGCCTGGCCGGTGCCCGCCATCGGCGTGGGCCGGCTGCGCGACGGCGAGGGCCGGCACAACATCATTGGCGTGTCGGTCACCATCCCGCTGTTTGACCGCAACCAGGGCCCGATCGCCCGCGCCCGCGCCGAGGCCGACGAGCAGCGCCTGCGCCGCGAAGCCGTGCTGCGCGAGGCCGAGGCCGAGCTGCAGCGCGCCGCCGACCAGTACCAGCGCCGCCGCCAGTTGGCCGAACGCTACGAGCGCCAGGCCATGGCCCTGCTGCCCGAGCTGCGCCGCATGGCGCAAGACGCCTACACCCTGGGCAGCGGCGGCATCCTGGAGTTCATCGACGCGCTGCAGGCGGTGTCTGAGCGCCAGACCGCCTACCTGGACCTGTTGGAAGCCGCCCTGCAAGCCGATCTGGACCTGCAGGCCGCCAGCGGGGCCTTTGGGCGCAGCGAGGGCGCGCCGGGCTAA
- a CDS encoding CusA/CzcA family heavy metal efflux RND transporter yields MLRALITFAVQRRLVALTATIAIALYGVYAYLNTAIEAYPDVTNVQVGIIAQAPGLAPEEVERQITLPLERVLNGTPGLTALRSESYFGLAMISMVFNDQTKSAAARAEVIQRLPQAELPDEVQPEMAPDYTPLGKIFYYRLNSDRHTLPELRTEQEWTITRMLKQVQGVADVVSIGGFVKEFHVEVSPMRVQGLGLTLGDVVEAISKSNKNVGGGLLRRGEQSLIVRGIGLLKTPADIESVVLKADGGTPVTVGDVARVTQSHTPRQGSVGMDEHDDVVQGIVLLKRDENPSKVLEQIHLKVQQLNDKVLPRGMRMETNYDRSDLVSHTLATVYHNLLFGATLIVGVLWLFLRSVRGSLIVATVIPMSLLVAFIGLYLLGMPANLISMGAIDFGIIVDGAVVLTENIIRNARLRQPRTRADMRALIIDSAIAVARPTLFAMAIVIAALIPVFSLQSIEGRIFRPLALTYTFALVGALVFALTLVPALCALLLKPKDVVIAEPRVFDWMHHRYQSLLNRLLESGRRRWGVITAAIAALVLAAVSALTLGTEFLPELDEGDVYVLVQMEPSISLETGREVLRDIRARLGAFPEAITAISEQGRPESGTDNETINMAKVLVRLKPHADWRKGLDKKQLVDQMRASLQEIPGVAFNFAQPIRDSVEESTSGARGHVVLKLFGPDIETLRAKLQQAKTAIAPISGVVDLDLYRDAPAPQLHIEFNRQELARRGISVESAESAVEIALAGQVVTTLWEGEHGVPVRVRLPYADRMDEAAIREIAVAAPGGATVPLHALASIGIKVGNSSIFREGNARFMALKFNVEGRDIGSVVKDALAAVDRAVEVPEGYQAVWGGEWENQQRAAERLKIVIPLSLVIVFALLYGALGSARSAGIILLTAPFAMVGGVVALHLTGIDLSISAAIGFIALLGQVALVGLLVLSSVETLRREQGMALVPALIEGTAERMRSVLLVTLLALLGLLPMALSTGVGSETQRPFASVIVGGMAILPLVALFLLPVLYAFLGPRQLRTGSSEVDDEDEAPPTPLPALPSAPTLS; encoded by the coding sequence ATGCTCCGCGCCCTCATCACCTTTGCCGTGCAGCGCCGCCTGGTCGCGCTCACGGCCACCATCGCCATTGCGCTGTACGGCGTTTACGCCTACCTCAATACCGCCATCGAGGCCTACCCAGACGTTACCAACGTGCAGGTCGGCATCATTGCCCAGGCCCCGGGCCTGGCGCCCGAAGAGGTCGAGCGCCAGATCACCCTGCCGCTGGAGCGCGTGCTCAACGGCACGCCCGGCCTGACCGCGCTGCGCTCGGAGAGCTACTTTGGCCTGGCCATGATCTCGATGGTCTTCAACGACCAGACCAAGAGCGCCGCAGCCCGCGCCGAGGTGATCCAGCGCCTGCCCCAGGCCGAGCTGCCCGACGAGGTGCAGCCCGAGATGGCGCCCGACTACACGCCGCTGGGCAAGATCTTCTACTACCGCCTCAACAGCGACCGCCACACCCTGCCCGAGCTGCGCACCGAGCAGGAATGGACCATCACCCGCATGCTCAAGCAAGTGCAGGGCGTGGCCGACGTGGTGAGCATCGGCGGCTTCGTGAAAGAGTTCCACGTCGAGGTCAGCCCCATGCGCGTGCAAGGCCTGGGCCTGACGCTGGGCGACGTGGTCGAGGCGATTTCCAAGTCCAACAAGAACGTGGGCGGCGGCCTGCTGCGGCGCGGCGAGCAGTCGCTGATCGTGCGCGGCATTGGCCTGCTGAAGACGCCGGCCGACATCGAATCGGTAGTGCTCAAGGCCGACGGCGGCACGCCGGTGACGGTGGGCGATGTGGCACGCGTGACGCAATCGCACACGCCGCGCCAGGGCTCGGTCGGCATGGACGAGCATGACGACGTGGTGCAGGGCATCGTGCTCTTGAAGCGCGACGAAAACCCCTCCAAGGTGCTGGAGCAGATCCACCTGAAGGTGCAGCAACTGAACGACAAGGTGCTGCCGCGCGGCATGCGCATGGAGACCAACTACGACCGCTCGGACCTGGTCTCGCACACGCTGGCCACCGTCTATCACAACCTGCTGTTCGGTGCGACGCTGATCGTGGGCGTGCTGTGGCTGTTCTTGCGCAGCGTGCGCGGCTCGCTGATCGTGGCGACCGTGATCCCGATGTCGCTGCTGGTGGCCTTCATTGGCCTGTACCTGCTGGGCATGCCGGCCAATTTGATCTCGATGGGCGCGATCGACTTCGGCATCATCGTCGACGGCGCCGTGGTGCTGACAGAAAACATCATCCGCAACGCCCGCCTGCGCCAGCCGCGCACGCGCGCCGACATGCGCGCGCTGATCATCGACTCGGCCATTGCCGTGGCGCGGCCCACGCTGTTTGCCATGGCCATCGTGATCGCGGCACTGATCCCGGTGTTTTCGCTGCAAAGCATTGAAGGCCGCATCTTCCGGCCGCTGGCGCTGACCTATACCTTTGCGCTAGTGGGCGCGCTGGTGTTCGCGCTGACGCTGGTGCCCGCACTGTGCGCGCTGCTGCTCAAGCCCAAGGACGTGGTGATTGCCGAGCCGCGCGTATTCGACTGGATGCACCACCGCTATCAAAGCCTGCTCAACCGCCTGCTGGAAAGCGGCCGGCGGCGCTGGGGCGTGATCACGGCTGCCATCGCGGCGCTGGTATTGGCCGCAGTGTCCGCGCTGACGCTGGGCACCGAATTTTTGCCTGAGCTGGACGAAGGCGATGTCTATGTGCTGGTGCAGATGGAGCCTTCCATCTCGCTGGAGACCGGCCGCGAGGTGCTGCGCGACATCCGCGCGCGGCTGGGCGCCTTCCCCGAGGCGATCACCGCCATCAGCGAGCAGGGCCGGCCCGAATCCGGCACCGACAACGAGACCATCAACATGGCCAAGGTGCTGGTGCGGCTCAAGCCGCATGCGGATTGGCGCAAGGGGTTGGACAAGAAGCAGCTGGTGGACCAGATGCGTGCCTCGCTGCAAGAGATCCCCGGTGTGGCCTTCAACTTTGCCCAGCCGATCCGCGACAGCGTGGAGGAATCCACCTCCGGCGCGCGCGGCCACGTGGTGCTCAAGCTGTTCGGCCCCGACATCGAAACCCTGCGCGCCAAGTTGCAGCAGGCCAAGACCGCGATTGCGCCGATCAGCGGTGTGGTCGATCTGGATCTGTATCGCGACGCACCCGCGCCGCAGCTGCATATCGAGTTCAATCGGCAAGAGCTGGCGCGCCGCGGCATCTCGGTCGAGTCGGCCGAATCGGCGGTGGAGATCGCGCTGGCCGGCCAGGTCGTGACCACGCTCTGGGAGGGCGAGCACGGCGTGCCGGTACGCGTGCGCCTGCCCTATGCCGACCGCATGGACGAAGCCGCCATCCGCGAGATCGCCGTGGCCGCGCCCGGTGGCGCCACGGTGCCGCTGCACGCGCTGGCCAGCATCGGCATCAAGGTGGGCAACTCGTCGATCTTTCGCGAAGGCAACGCGCGCTTCATGGCGCTCAAGTTCAACGTGGAAGGCCGCGACATCGGCTCGGTGGTGAAAGACGCCCTGGCCGCGGTCGACCGCGCAGTGGAAGTGCCCGAGGGCTACCAGGCCGTCTGGGGCGGCGAATGGGAGAACCAGCAGCGCGCTGCAGAGCGCCTGAAGATCGTCATCCCGCTGTCGCTGGTGATCGTGTTCGCGCTGCTCTACGGCGCGCTGGGCAGCGCGCGCTCAGCCGGCATCATCCTGCTGACCGCGCCCTTCGCCATGGTGGGCGGCGTGGTGGCCCTGCACCTGACCGGCATCGACCTGTCGATCAGCGCGGCCATTGGCTTTATCGCGCTGCTGGGCCAGGTGGCGCTGGTGGGCCTGCTGGTGCTGAGCTCGGTCGAGACCCTGCGCCGCGAGCAGGGCATGGCCCTGGTGCCGGCGCTGATCGAAGGCACGGCCGAGCGCATGCGCTCGGTGCTGCTGGTGACCCTGCTGGCGCTGCTGGGCCTGCTGCCCATGGCGCTGTCCACCGGCGTTGGCAGCGAGACGCAGCGGCCCTTTGCCTCGGTGATCGTGGGCGGCATGGCGATCTTGCCGCTGGTGGCGCTGTTCCTGCTGCCGGTGCTCTACGCCTTCCTGGGCCCGCGCCAACTGCGCACTGGCAGCAGCGAGGTGGACGACGAAGACGAAGCCCCACCGACGCCCCTGCCCGCCCTGCCCTCGGCCCCGACCCTTTCCTGA
- a CDS encoding efflux RND transporter periplasmic adaptor subunit — translation MTDHSWRAVLAACATTLAALSTGCGPTPEVPPTRVSERPAPLPSGQTRVQPASLKVLQIQPVSGERDIQTVWAPARVVFQDDRVISVGAPSSGRITQVHARVGDVVKAGAPLATLASPDAARVRTETAASQVELRLAQVELERQRSMLDKGVGTASETAAAQGRHDAATLEARRAGRASAFVGAGGQDEVVLRSPRAGVVVSRAATVGGTAEPGGEALFTVGDPAALWILADVFESDMEGIAQGSAVQVQFSSLAHPVRGRVERVGAALNADTRRAPVYIALAEPVPGLRPGALARVGIEVASGAGMVIPLSAVLIKDERRSIVYVQKEGAPDSTLFEARDVKLGLPLRGSITVLEGLAPGERIVIKGGLLLDGAASQLL, via the coding sequence ATGACCGACCATTCCTGGCGCGCCGTGTTGGCAGCCTGTGCCACCACCTTGGCAGCGCTTTCCACCGGCTGCGGCCCTACGCCTGAGGTGCCGCCTACCCGCGTCAGCGAGCGCCCTGCCCCGCTGCCGTCCGGCCAGACCCGGGTGCAGCCGGCTTCGCTCAAGGTCTTGCAGATCCAGCCGGTATCAGGCGAGCGCGACATCCAGACCGTCTGGGCGCCGGCACGCGTGGTGTTCCAGGACGACCGCGTCATTTCAGTCGGCGCGCCCTCCTCTGGCCGCATCACCCAGGTGCATGCGCGCGTGGGCGACGTGGTGAAGGCGGGTGCGCCGCTGGCCACACTGGCCAGCCCGGATGCGGCGCGCGTGCGCACCGAAACCGCCGCCTCCCAAGTCGAGTTGCGGCTGGCGCAGGTGGAGCTGGAGCGCCAGCGCAGCATGCTGGACAAGGGCGTGGGCACGGCATCAGAAACGGCGGCTGCGCAAGGCCGCCACGACGCCGCCACGCTGGAAGCCCGGCGCGCCGGCCGCGCATCGGCCTTTGTGGGCGCGGGCGGGCAGGACGAAGTCGTGCTGCGCTCGCCGCGCGCCGGCGTGGTGGTGAGCCGCGCGGCCACGGTCGGCGGCACGGCCGAGCCTGGTGGTGAAGCGCTGTTCACCGTGGGTGACCCGGCCGCGCTGTGGATCCTGGCCGACGTGTTCGAAAGCGACATGGAGGGTATCGCCCAGGGCTCGGCGGTGCAGGTGCAGTTCTCTTCGCTTGCGCACCCGGTGCGCGGGCGCGTCGAGCGTGTGGGCGCGGCGCTCAACGCCGACACCCGGCGCGCGCCGGTCTATATCGCGCTGGCCGAGCCGGTGCCGGGCCTGCGGCCCGGTGCGCTGGCCCGCGTGGGGATCGAGGTGGCGAGTGGCGCCGGCATGGTGATCCCGCTATCGGCCGTGCTGATCAAGGACGAGCGCCGCTCCATCGTCTATGTGCAAAAGGAAGGCGCACCCGACAGCACCTTGTTCGAGGCGCGCGACGTGAAGCTGGGCCTGCCACTGCGCGGCTCCATCACTGTGCTGGAAGGCCTGGCGCCGGGCGAACGCATCGTCATCAAGGGCGGCCTGCTGCTCGACGGCGCGGCCAGCCAGTTGCTCTGA
- a CDS encoding TonB-dependent receptor yields MNPPRLLRTTVRIAARPSLRRTALATYLVCAGLAAPLAPAWAQPAEQARQSYAIPAGPLGPALTRLGRESGTLLSFSPTLTEGLRTAGLAGSHTVPQALATLLAGTGLEAAADPSGSYTLQRAAPASDAAPPATGAALREVTVTAAAPSLLDGPPAAYAGGQLARGGRLGLLGQTDVMDAPFNITSYTAQAIEDRQATTLGDALALDPSVRSTAPSGDVADAFFVRGFAMGDNNIGEVAFDGLYGVAPNYRLLTDYAERIEVLKGPAAMLYGMSPNSGIGGGINIVPKRAGADLTRLRTDYASRSQGGGHIDVARRFGQAREIGVRFNGSYRDGDTPIDHQSRKATLGALALDYTGGGTTVTLDLIHQREKVDAPSRRPLLASGLAVPAAPDGRRNITQRWEWYDSTEKSALLRVQHEVNSQLAWFASYGAARSDVDRLFNTPTIFNAAGDTRVTPSRALFHIERSTAEAGLRARFATGAVAHEATLQWSGYRDHYYMGSNAGAAYVSNIYSPLDAPAQDVAAPGTVPQRSSNRLGGVALSDTLRLLDDRLLVVLGLRHQQVDSDNFGTDGSLASTYRKSAVTPMAGLVVKPWQGVSLYGNYIEGLSKGDTAPNTASNAGEIFAPYKAKQQEVGIKLDNGRVLTTLSLFQIKKPSGFLQDNRFDVNGEQRNRGLELSMYGTPGDGWRLYGGVTWVDAKLMRTGSATTTGRTAVGVPRTQVALNVERDLQALPGLTATAGLVYNSAQFADQANTQRLPAWSTVDLGLRYRLQLAGKTTTLRAALRNAGDRRYWAGSSTWGTLLVGAPRSVLVSATVDF; encoded by the coding sequence ATGAACCCGCCGCGCCTATTGCGCACAACCGTCCGCATCGCCGCCCGCCCTTCCCTGCGCCGCACCGCGCTCGCCACGTACCTGGTCTGCGCCGGCCTGGCCGCGCCCCTGGCCCCAGCCTGGGCACAGCCCGCCGAGCAGGCCCGCCAGAGCTATGCCATCCCGGCCGGCCCGCTGGGCCCGGCGCTGACCCGCCTGGGACGGGAGTCAGGCACGCTGCTGAGCTTTTCGCCCACGCTGACAGAGGGCCTGCGCACCGCGGGCCTGGCCGGCAGCCATACCGTGCCGCAGGCGCTTGCCACGCTACTGGCCGGCACCGGGCTGGAGGCCGCCGCAGACCCCAGCGGCAGCTACACGCTGCAGCGCGCGGCCCCGGCCAGCGATGCCGCGCCCCCCGCCACCGGCGCCGCGCTGCGCGAAGTCACCGTGACCGCCGCCGCCCCTTCGCTGCTGGACGGCCCGCCCGCCGCCTATGCCGGCGGGCAACTGGCGCGCGGCGGCCGCTTGGGGCTGCTGGGCCAGACCGACGTGATGGACGCGCCCTTCAACATCACCAGCTACACCGCGCAGGCCATAGAAGACCGGCAGGCCACCACCCTGGGCGACGCGCTGGCGCTGGACCCATCCGTGCGCAGCACCGCCCCCAGCGGCGACGTGGCCGATGCCTTCTTTGTGCGCGGCTTTGCCATGGGCGACAACAACATCGGTGAAGTCGCCTTCGACGGCCTCTATGGCGTGGCGCCCAACTACCGGCTGCTGACCGACTACGCCGAGCGCATCGAAGTGCTCAAGGGCCCGGCCGCCATGCTCTATGGCATGTCGCCCAACAGCGGCATTGGCGGCGGCATCAACATCGTGCCCAAGCGGGCCGGCGCCGACCTGACGCGGCTGCGCACCGACTACGCCAGCCGCTCGCAGGGCGGCGGCCACATCGACGTGGCGCGGCGCTTTGGCCAGGCCCGCGAGATCGGCGTGCGCTTCAACGGCAGCTACCGCGACGGCGACACGCCCATAGACCACCAGAGCCGCAAGGCCACGCTGGGCGCGCTGGCGCTGGACTACACCGGCGGCGGCACCACCGTCACGCTGGACCTGATCCACCAGCGCGAGAAGGTAGACGCCCCCTCGCGCCGCCCCTTGCTGGCCAGCGGCCTGGCCGTGCCCGCCGCCCCCGACGGGCGGCGCAACATCACCCAGCGCTGGGAGTGGTACGACAGCACCGAGAAATCCGCGCTGCTGCGCGTACAGCACGAGGTGAACTCCCAGCTCGCCTGGTTTGCCAGCTATGGCGCGGCCCGGTCGGACGTGGATCGACTGTTCAACACCCCCACCATCTTCAACGCCGCCGGCGACACCCGCGTCACGCCTAGCCGGGCGCTCTTCCACATCGAGCGCAGCACCGCCGAGGCTGGCCTGCGCGCGCGCTTTGCCACCGGCGCGGTGGCACACGAGGCCACGCTGCAGTGGAGCGGCTACCGCGACCACTACTACATGGGCTCCAATGCCGGCGCCGCCTATGTGTCCAACATCTATTCGCCGCTGGACGCGCCAGCGCAAGACGTGGCCGCACCCGGCACGGTGCCCCAGCGCTCGTCGAACCGGCTTGGCGGCGTGGCGCTGTCAGACACGTTGCGCCTGCTGGACGACCGCCTGCTGGTGGTGCTGGGCCTGCGCCACCAGCAGGTGGACTCAGACAACTTTGGCACCGACGGCAGCCTGGCCTCGACCTACCGCAAGAGCGCCGTCACGCCCATGGCCGGGCTGGTGGTAAAGCCCTGGCAAGGCGTGTCGCTGTACGGCAACTACATAGAAGGCCTGAGTAAGGGCGACACCGCCCCCAACACCGCCAGCAACGCGGGCGAAATCTTTGCGCCCTACAAGGCCAAGCAGCAAGAGGTGGGCATCAAGCTCGACAACGGCCGCGTGCTGACCACACTCAGCCTGTTCCAGATCAAGAAGCCCAGCGGCTTTCTGCAAGACAACCGCTTTGACGTGAATGGCGAGCAGCGCAACCGCGGGCTCGAGCTGAGCATGTACGGCACGCCCGGCGACGGCTGGCGCCTGTACGGCGGCGTGACCTGGGTCGATGCCAAGCTCATGCGCACCGGCAGCGCCACCACCACCGGCCGCACCGCCGTCGGCGTGCCGCGCACCCAGGTCGCCCTGAATGTAGAGCGCGACCTGCAGGCCCTGCCCGGGCTCACCGCCACCGCCGGGCTGGTCTACAACAGCGCGCAGTTTGCCGACCAGGCCAACACCCAGCGCCTGCCGGCCTGGAGCACGGTCGACCTGGGCCTGCGCTATCGCCTGCAGCTGGCCGGCAAGACCACCACGCTGCGCGCGGCCCTGCGCAACGCGGGCGACCGCCGCTACTGGGCCGGCTCGTCTACCTGGGGCACGCTGCTGGTCGGCGCGCCACGCAGCGTGCTGGTGTCGGCTACGGTGGATTTCTGA
- a CDS encoding FecR domain-containing protein — MNTAIVAPEVARQAVQWLLDLQGGRPTEQQRGQWQAWLQQSPEHAQAWARIAEVDAQLRGISAPLALQTLAAPGLGRRHAAKLAVLLAAGTGGLLAARQTTPWQQWTADLATATGERRETVLADGTRLQLNTASAVDVRFGATERLLVLRAGEILVQTGPDLGHGSARPLLVRTAEGSVQPIGTRFTVRQQDGYSAVAVLQGAVELRPDGGTGPALRLQAGQQGRFTREQATRPEPLREADSAWSEGMILADAQRLSDFITELARYRRGLLRCAPEAAELRVSGSYPLADTDRVLAALTRSLPVQIQARTRWWVTVVRR; from the coding sequence ATGAACACAGCCATCGTGGCACCCGAAGTGGCGCGCCAAGCCGTTCAGTGGCTGCTGGACCTGCAAGGCGGCCGCCCCACCGAACAACAGCGCGGCCAATGGCAGGCCTGGCTGCAGCAAAGCCCCGAACACGCCCAGGCCTGGGCGCGCATTGCCGAGGTCGACGCGCAGTTGCGCGGCATCTCGGCCCCGCTGGCGCTGCAAACCCTGGCCGCGCCGGGCCTGGGGCGGCGCCACGCGGCCAAGCTGGCCGTGCTGTTGGCCGCTGGCACGGGCGGCCTGCTGGCGGCGCGCCAGACCACGCCCTGGCAACAATGGACCGCCGACCTGGCCACCGCCACCGGCGAGCGCCGCGAGACGGTGCTGGCCGACGGCACACGGCTGCAGCTCAACACCGCCTCGGCCGTGGACGTGCGCTTTGGCGCCACCGAGCGCCTGCTGGTCCTGCGCGCGGGCGAGATCCTGGTGCAGACCGGGCCGGACCTGGGCCATGGCAGCGCCCGGCCCCTACTGGTGCGCACCGCCGAAGGCAGCGTCCAGCCCATAGGCACCCGCTTCACCGTGCGCCAGCAAGACGGCTACAGCGCGGTCGCCGTGCTGCAGGGCGCGGTCGAGCTGCGGCCTGACGGCGGCACCGGGCCGGCGCTGCGCCTGCAGGCCGGCCAGCAGGGCCGCTTCACCCGCGAGCAGGCCACGCGACCCGAGCCGCTGCGCGAGGCCGACAGCGCCTGGAGCGAAGGCATGATCCTGGCCGACGCCCAGCGCCTGTCGGACTTCATCACCGAGCTGGCGCGCTACCGCCGGGGCCTGCTGCGCTGCGCCCCTGAGGCGGCCGAGCTGCGCGTGTCCGGCTCCTACCCGCTGGCCGATACCGACCGCGTACTGGCCGCGCTCACGCGCTCGCTGCCGGTGCAGATCCAGGCGCGCACGCGCTGGTGGGTGACCGTCGTCCGGCGTTAA
- a CDS encoding sigma-70 family RNA polymerase sigma factor — protein sequence MPAPHPTASGDAVHALYQHHHGWLLARLRRKLGCAWDAADLAQSTFVRVLAARGVEQVAEPRAYLTTIAQRLLSNHLRRRQIERAYLDALALLPEPQAPPPEARLMVMETLLAIDRRLDGLPVVARKAFLLWRLEEMTQEDIAAQLGISRTSVRRHLAAAAQRCYFPE from the coding sequence ATGCCTGCCCCCCATCCCACGGCGTCTGGCGACGCCGTGCACGCCCTGTACCAGCACCACCACGGCTGGCTGCTTGCCCGCCTGCGCCGCAAGCTGGGCTGCGCCTGGGACGCGGCGGACCTGGCGCAAAGCACCTTTGTGCGGGTGCTGGCAGCGCGTGGCGTGGAGCAGGTGGCCGAGCCGCGTGCCTACCTCACCACCATCGCCCAGCGCCTGCTGTCCAACCACCTGCGCCGGCGCCAGATCGAACGCGCTTACCTCGACGCCCTGGCCCTGCTGCCCGAGCCACAGGCGCCGCCACCTGAAGCACGCCTGATGGTGATGGAAACCCTGCTGGCCATCGACCGCCGGCTGGACGGCCTGCCGGTAGTGGCGCGCAAAGCCTTCCTGCTGTGGCGGCTGGAGGAGATGACGCAGGAAGACATTGCCGCGCAATTGGGCATCTCGCGCACCAGCGTGCGCCGGCATCTGGCGGCTGCGGCGCAGCGCTGCTACTTTCCCGAATAG
- a CDS encoding LysR family transcriptional regulator — translation MIYDHDGDSDSPLNDARLPSLLALRCFEVAARLENFTRAADELHLTHGAISRAVRTLEDDLGVVLFERRSRRVFLTDAGRTLAQAVRDGLALMQQATRELRANARRERQWVLSCEPTLLMRWLIPRWPGFQARHPGINVHLVAGGGPFSFGHGIDLAIRRDDFAWPDTVHATPLFAEKIGPVCRPDKAATWFTSRKNPALRPAAPRLHTRTRPNAWQTWADIAGQSLPKAAEQSFEHFYFSLQAAVAGLGVAVGPWHLVRDDVNNGVLAAPMGFIEDGSHYCLLSPAPLAKGTPPGDLLDWLKSMANPAQD, via the coding sequence ATGATTTATGACCATGATGGTGATTCAGACTCACCGTTGAATGACGCTCGCTTGCCCTCGCTGCTGGCCCTGCGCTGCTTCGAGGTAGCGGCACGGCTAGAGAACTTCACCCGCGCCGCCGACGAGCTGCACCTGACCCACGGCGCGATCAGCCGCGCCGTGCGCACGCTCGAAGACGACCTCGGCGTGGTGCTGTTCGAGCGGCGCAGCCGCCGCGTCTTTCTGACCGATGCCGGCCGCACACTGGCGCAGGCCGTGCGCGACGGGCTGGCGCTGATGCAGCAGGCCACCCGTGAGCTGCGTGCCAACGCTCGCCGGGAACGGCAGTGGGTGTTGTCGTGTGAGCCCACGCTGCTGATGCGCTGGCTCATCCCGCGCTGGCCGGGCTTCCAGGCCCGGCATCCCGGCATCAACGTTCACCTGGTCGCCGGCGGCGGGCCGTTCTCGTTTGGCCACGGCATTGACCTGGCCATCCGCCGCGATGATTTCGCGTGGCCCGATACGGTCCACGCCACGCCCCTGTTTGCCGAAAAAATCGGCCCGGTATGCCGCCCGGACAAGGCGGCAACGTGGTTCACCTCAAGGAAGAACCCCGCCCTGCGGCCGGCGGCGCCGCGCCTGCACACGCGCACGCGGCCAAACGCCTGGCAGACCTGGGCGGACATTGCCGGCCAGTCACTGCCCAAAGCGGCGGAGCAGAGCTTCGAGCATTTCTATTTCAGCTTGCAGGCGGCCGTGGCCGGCCTGGGCGTGGCCGTCGGCCCTTGGCACCTGGTGCGCGACGATGTCAACAACGGCGTGCTGGCGGCGCCGATGGGCTTCATCGAAGACGGATCGCACTACTGCCTGCTGTCGCCCGCGCCCTTGGCCAAGGGCACACCGCCAGGGGACTTGCTGGACTGGCTCAAGTCAATGGCCAACCCGGCGCAGGATTGA